Sequence from the Neomonachus schauinslandi chromosome 9, ASM220157v2, whole genome shotgun sequence genome:
ACTTTCAGCAGCCACTACAGAACTGACTCCTAGATTCTCCATGTTCTATATTCCatcttaatttcatttctcttggtccTACTTTTCAGTTAGAAAACCACTTTGGCCTCTCCTTCACTGATACGCACTGTAGAAATAGATTTCAAAATGGAAGGGTCCTCTTCTTTGCCCATGGACTAACAATAAATCTATACCTTATCCTCGAAAATGGTGGCAAAGAACTTCTAAATTCTTTCACCAACTCAGATACTTTTCTCAAGATTAGTGCAGATATGAGTTAAGTAGTGCTGACtataattttcttcaaatgtcTTAGTTTATGGCAGAAATTCCTCATAAGCTTTGCTAAGAaattttgtctattcttttttcaaaaatttttggaTTCAATGTTATTCAACACTTTTGATTCTTTTTGCACATTTCAGTGGATTTTAGGGAGCAAAGTTAAGTGTATATGTATTTCATCTCTCAACTTTAATTCAtagattttaatctattttgattttgttttaggTAACATATGCCAACACCCaaacaaatggagaaacaaaatcaCTCCATGGTGTCTGAGTTTATTTTGCTGGGCCTCGTGAGTTACAGatttgctttttcttgttttttttccattatctACATAGCCATTATACTAGGTAACCTCATTATTATCTTGGTAGTAAAACTGGACCCTCACTTACACTCTCCCATGTACTTCTTACTGGCCAACCTCTCCTTTATTGATATGTCCCTGGCCTCCTTTGCTACTCCTAAAATGATCTGTGCCCTATTTAGTGAATATAAGGCTATCTCCTATGAAGGCTGCATGGCCCAGATGTTCCTCCTTCACCTTTTAGGTGGAAGTGAGATGATGTTGCTTGTAGCCATGGCAGTTGATAGATTCATTGCCATATGCAAACCCCTCCATTACAAAACTATCATGAGCCATCGTGTTTGCATAGGACTTGCACTTCTGTCCTGGACCACTGGTTTTGTGCACACTATGAGCCAAATGGTGTTCACAGTGACTTTACCATTCTGTGGCCCCACTGTTGTGGATAGCTTTTTTTGTGATCTGCCTCAGGTCATCAGACTTGCTTGTACTGACACTTACATCTTGGAAGTATTAGTCATTGCATTCAGTGGACtactttctttgttctgtttcatcTTCCTGTTCATCTCCTATAGCACCATTCTGATTACTGTCCAGCATCGCTCATCCAGTGGGTCTTCCAAGGCTTTGTCCACTCTTCCAGCCCACATTACAGTGGTGGTACTGTTCTTTGGACGCTGCATCTTTATCTATATATGGCCATTCAACAGGGTATCCATAGATAAGATCCTCTCTGTGTTTTACACAATTTTCACTCCCCTTTTAAATCCAATCATCTACACATTCAGGAATAAAGACATGAggaaagcaataagaaaaataaagaccaagCAAGTGAGTTCCAGATCAACCTTGTAACTGATACATTAC
This genomic interval carries:
- the LOC110585535 gene encoding olfactory receptor 4K13-like, which encodes MEKQNHSMVSEFILLGLVSYRFAFSCFFSIIYIAIILGNLIIILVVKLDPHLHSPMYFLLANLSFIDMSLASFATPKMICALFSEYKAISYEGCMAQMFLLHLLGGSEMMLLVAMAVDRFIAICKPLHYKTIMSHRVCIGLALLSWTTGFVHTMSQMVFTVTLPFCGPTVVDSFFCDLPQVIRLACTDTYILEVLVIAFSGLLSLFCFIFLFISYSTILITVQHRSSSGSSKALSTLPAHITVVVLFFGRCIFIYIWPFNRVSIDKILSVFYTIFTPLLNPIIYTFRNKDMRKAIRKIKTKQVSSRSTL